Genomic window (Blastocatellia bacterium):
AAGGAGAAATTTTTATGGCATCTTATAATGGCCTACCTGTTCCTGAAGATGGGGCAAAAATAACAATCACTGATGGCAACTTAAATGTTCCAAATAATCCAATTATTCCTTTTATCGAAGGGGATGGTACTGGTCGAGACATCTGGAAAGCTTCTAGCCGAGTTTTTGATGCTG
Coding sequences:
- a CDS encoding NADP-dependent isocitrate dehydrogenase (Converts isocitrate to alpha ketoglutarate) encodes the protein MASYNGLPVPEDGAKITITDGNLNVPNNPIIPFIEGDGTGRDIWKASSRVFDAAVAKAYNNERRVVWYEIFAGEKAYTQFGEWLPQDSVDAIKEFCVA